The Silene latifolia isolate original U9 population chromosome Y, ASM4854445v1, whole genome shotgun sequence sequence TATAATGTTCTGAGACCAAACTTCCGTACATAACGCAAAAATATATGGGGATAACTGATCTCCTTGACGTAATCCACATTGCGTCTTGATCTTTTTTGTAGGAACACTATTAAGGCGTAATTCATCAGAAACACAAGAAATACATTTcacaataagaacaataagacGCACCGGAAACCCCATTTTTGAAAGAGTAGCTCTAATGAAATTCCAATTCAACCTATCATAAACCTTGCTCATATCGGCTTTAAAAGCCATTTTGTTCTTCTTTGCAAATTATGAAGAGTTAATCTTGTGGAAGATTTCATTAGCAATAAGGATAATATCAGCAACACTTCTTCTAGATACGAACGCATTTTTGAAATCACCAACAAGTTTGTTAATCTTTGGTCGTGATTAAACTCGTTGTCAAAAGtcacctaaccaaaacaatatttgtaACTTTACAGACTACTCTtggtaaagaggcaagtaaaggtcgaattccaagggacgggtattgatgtaggattttcaattgcaaatggttgtgtctaagggtgtcacaattagggttgagataggagatcaactaaaataatcaacaatataaaagtaaagtgataaaaacaagcaagatgattagaatgagatgtaaaaaattgattaaaagcactagggatacaaacatgttctctactagatgcaagcacttattattgtgataggatcgagttagtgtatatcttacaatccctatgaaggtttgggttccggagccgaatcgattagattgtacaacacctacaagtcgacttagtccttcctatgcAACTATATTCATTgactaatgagactcgagttggtttatgttttaCTAGTCTCATTTAAtggataggtgatgggtaaaaaatgcaaggtttcataggctcgcatttcatcaaacataacatgtgcataagttggaatcacaacaagcaagcaaattaattatgaaaacatattagattaagcatgaatcaatatccatgttggtttcctctaattccccattaaccctagctaaggaaactactcactcattatcaagtttaacatgctaacaaggttgtcaatcacattaacaaggcaaaacatgatgaatgaatgaaaatgattaacaataattaaagcaaggattaagagaattatacctatggagattccaaataataaagcaaagaataatagaagtacttgatgattgatggaaggttgtcaatcctccaaataaacccaaataatcttctaattacccaaaataaatgatggacagtaaagaaattaaggaaagattaagtattgagatttgtattaagactaaattaagagttgattacaagattaaggaatgattactaattgattagaatttgattaagagagcattaagagagcatgctaatctaagtattacaaaggggtatttataataaagattaggtacataaattagggttactaagggcttaaatgactattaagtccttaagaaaagttgaggaaatgctcatctccaaggagatgagcatctccgttttgctagtcccgtATGGATATGCTCGTCCGGAGCGGCTTGGTGCTGGCACGGTGGGTTATGTTaggagatccgagcggatcattaggggagacgctcggattctatggcttcaagacgagcgtcttacgctcgggacgctcggattgtggtgcagagagacgcccggattgctggcaatccgctcggatcttgGTCAGACACTTATTTTCTCTTTAATCCTCAAaaatccgcggggatcttgttgaggatgcaaggatcctttcatcatttctcaatctactttattatctacataggctttctagtatcgtcttccctttgatgcttggtcattagatgcgatcaatttggctccatttcgccatgtaaatgcaaggtttgcactcctctcctaccaaggaaacaaaaactcaaagaatatgcaaaatgggaaactaaagatagtaaatgacccaattatgcactataaagcataggaacgaggctaattcggggactaaatgtgctcaaatatgagtcacatcaaacatccccaaaccaaacctttgctcgtcccgagtaaagaggcgacaaaaactaggacccttattcaaactaacctactaatatagccgatgtgagataattatcgagtctcactccgccccttcaactcacaacaagacaaccattaggtagggtgccttcttgcaaggcaaggtggggcttgtcaaaatggcgatacatccaagcattaaagcacacaaaacaagtaacggatgcatctacaaaaatgaatagccactttcctcatctaagtggcggaaattatctaaaggggaagcaatctaagggtacacattacatcatagatacggtttcttcaaactactaagcctagaaggataccaataaatcacctccaagttgtgtcaagctagggaacctttgtcctcaatcgttaaatgctttcgtcacgagtaaactccctatggtgttagaaacactggaggatcacgaaattccccttcttgtctagacaagaTGAAGTGTCGTCCCCTCTCTGCCATGCACAAAAGTGgttacgatggaaaagggatcaatagaacttgagtttcatatgagagtttgctttttgttgttggttcccccccccaatttgtggcatttgacattttgagaacatttctttgatgtttggcattttcaacacttgacaatttcaactttttcttgcatttctttcgaacattttcaaagtcgccCCAAATTTTTTTCTCGGACTTACGCgtggtacttttgtttcttttcaggtacctacggtagcactgctggctactgaaacctcctagctaacTCGGGTTTTGGGAGGTTTCCTGCTGTgcctaaagtcttgtgagtttccgagtccttcttttatgttaattttagttataatttcgcaaaatcccaatttcctttgcttatctttcttaaatgattttgcacaatggggacattgtgtgatttggtttggggaagggttttgcgttgcattcattctgctttgcattcacgtttacacttttgtcttgcattgttgtttattttcttatatatacaagataaatccaaaaaaaattcaatttcaaaaatccaaaaaatgcatgtttattttagcatataggttgagtcggaacggtagtatttcaatgatgacattgcattttcatctgtttatgcctaagccgtgctaaattgacatgttattcgTAGAATcttttgcatagtctacgagttttcgttaatttattcgctgaatcttgagacttcactaagatttttggcaaactacattatattctgagttttagagccctatagctggtgacatccatgaccagttcatttatgaatgtgagtagttactccttatgagacatgttatatcaatatgcataaatatgaacttaatctgcttaatacctgtatgcattcgggtttgtggtcagttgacacatgtggaagaggttccccttttattcattttacccataagccccaaAAAAGCCAAATTTGCTTTttttttgtcccataagctacattccatatttagcctacccttgctgagctagtattggtagtcgttcgggaatatcttattgcattttggtttttatgtctcgtgttgagaatatgttggtgaaatgttgaagggaaagaaaaaaaaaacagaaaacaggaattcggaaaaaaaaaagagaggatcagtcgatcgaccgtcccacttggtcgatcgactgcttgctgcaCTAGCGgatgaaaattcgaaaaatcacatggttgaagttttgagtagatggtgattttattcccatgttttattattatcatttggggaattacagttATTATTGGAGATTGTGAGAATTGTGCTAGTATAAGCaccgttttaatttattttgagtCTAAAGttgggatgttgttataatttggttttcAGTAATTACTAGATTGGCTATAACTCTGCtttcccaaattcattttagccccttcttatccatacctcacatatccaaaattgcctcggcatgtgtcatggtcttttatggttggaatgcaaatgtacggttgtagagattattttcatattagattgcaggcatgttcttataggtcgtagttgggtgagtgtcattacaaaattacttctttctatcttttacatatattcacctgtgcttatgtgtgatatgagcgacccgtgagagtccataatgataagtctctatagttgacagttcagcaatttttaacgactacataactcgtttgcatgattcatattgctaattgattgttagttgttgcattaaactggtttaggctttatagttgcatttcgctctgagattgaactcgttccattaggtttttggatcgagtctagttcttgcttggggacaagcaagggtttggtttggggaagtttgatgcgtgtcctaaatatgatgttttacaccctatttcacacgcatttaagagctcaattatgtagtttatgctactattttccctatttccgtctactttcgtgtttttgtgtaatattgcagaaatgtgaagaatctagcggaaatcgagccgaatccgtccctaagtgcttggcataggatttgacatgaagatttgactcgggaaatgaacttgctgcgcgtagcaaggcctgaaagatatatttgcgagagtttcagaagcggattaccagctaacttAATCTATAGACTGaactacatggtctatagactgtcagaatgctcaACAGTTGACTGCAGAAAgagcagccagtcgatcgactggtcctagtggtcgatcgaccacaccacgagactgacgcgcaaattaaaagacgagagttagaagcccacttgtaattaggttttaggaataagaatcacgctatattcctatataacgtgaacccTATGTTTCAGAACGGGCATCGGGTTATTTTCGGGATCGAATgaattagggttcaatacacagTAGTTGAATTTTGGATTATTTCATTAGTCTAGATTAgttttcatcaataaagttttcttttcgCATTAGGTTTTGggcttttctcttcaattcttctttacggtattccactgttcctttgttcaatttcgttgctttaattcttccgtagtttagaattgcgagtttagatttcccaaagccaaatcctcgtttcatgttagttatttatttagttaattcaattatgaattcaattgctttatttgttaattctattgttgttattatcaccatcatgagtagctaaatcctatgtgctaagatgtaggggatctgtaggttagacggtttcAACAATAGTTAACCTGTTATCGggctccggtcgatcgactgacttcgttggTCTATCGACTGGGTCcgtaggtcgatcgaccgccctgcatggttgatcgactgccacgtgttagattagcttcgatttaattaatttaattcctaTATTTGaggaatcgagtgcacgcgactagttgaatgcttaggaattgaccgacccgatagatcgaaagatagtggagggaaatagactacttaattaagacgactaaattaataagatcgagagataagttaatttaagctttaagtatcattaatcaagaacgaaagttagtattagtgagacttagggacccgtagcttaggccgaaaggttgttacctgttaaattggaccgagaggactttttattttcccgtctaacatgcttaaatcagtttacttagagttactgccgtcgaaactacagtgaaccgaccatattagcatccttttaatatttgattcaTTTATTctctttaattgctcatttatttgctttagtttaattttaattttattgcccTTTAGTTATAgctcattcaaatcaaaccccccgaaactgttactttagacttagattagacaactttaaattgcttgcctccttgtggttcaaccctgactgccactatctatagtagtagtttggattataaattttttttttggtactctacgacggtatcatgtTTCATGGTAGAAGACAATCAACAAAAATGCAAGGTCGAAGAGAAGAATCTCCAAGATGCAATGTTTATATCTACCCAGGTAAATTTCCACGTTCTCGTGACGTGAGTGTGTCTTGTTGTAGGTACTCTCCTAAAGCTCAATTACTGAAGAAAAGAAAAGGACCAACATCCTCAATGTGTTACTCCAACAACAACTCTTTGAAGAAACCTCGTGTGTTAAGTAACCCCACCCCAAATTTAAGTGAATCCGTTtttaaaataatgctcaaaaataaaatatttgtcgttttgggtcggttttgaaaatatttgtcaaaatggtgtccacgtaggctcgggttttcaaaacctaaaacacGGAACAAACACGCCATTACCAATGGCGTGTTTCAAGGGAGCAAGAAAGGCAGACTGGCAGAAAGTGCATCAAAACAGACACGCCATTGGGACTGGCGTGTCTATGGTAACACAAACGCCATTTGCAATGGCGTGTATCATAGACGTTAAAATCTGATGCATAAATAAATGAGTCTCTCACTTCTCATCTTCTAGTACTGTCCCATATTGGATCTTACCCATCAAAAACCACTTTCCCCTCCCCCTTTGAATTAAGGTTTGATGTCAGGGAACAAATTACACCTAAAGTGGGTGAATTTTGTTCCTTGAATTTCTCTATTATGTTGTTGTAATTTGTGAGCTCAGTGATGATTAAGACGTTGAGGGCCAATTCTACCTTCGATTACTCGCCGTCACCGCAATCGAGCCACCATGGCCCCACCCTAAATCAACCACAAGCGAACCACCAACCGTTCTCCTCTTGCCAATTTTCGGATCCCCAAACTCGATATCAATCAATATTTCGAATCGACATCAATCACCATTTCCAATCGCCATCAACTTGGTCTGGTGGCCGGATTTATGAAAAGGTGAGGTGTTTTGGTTTGTTGTGGAAGTTAACAGTAGATGAAGGTATGAAGTTGAGGATTTATGGAGGTATGAAGTGGTTGAGAGGATGAATTGAAGAGAATGGTTGATTTTTACACTTTGACTTGGTTTATTGGAAAAGTTGCAGTATACTTTATGAGGGACGGTTTGGTTTTCATTGCAACTGAACAAACACGCCAATAGCCTTGGCGTGTTTCTTGGATAAAACCCGCCATTCGTAGTGGCGTGTCTTgctttgttattttattttacGACTGACCTTCTTACTAACTTATAACACGCCATTGTCAATGGCGTGTTTGTTCCGTATTTCAGGTTTTGAaaacccgagcctacgtggacaccattttgacaaatattttcaaaaccgacccaaaacgacaaatattttatttttgagcattattttaaaAACGGATTCAATTTAAGTTTAAGTTTTTATATCAATAATGTAGTATTAGCACCGGACCTATCGAGTCTTATGTGCTTTATGTAAAAAACTTTCTTTACGgctataaaaaaaaataaaaaataaaaattattcgaTACAACCTGAAATTATGGCCATTGCTACACTAACAGTCAATTTATATAATCGGCATTGATTTCTTAAAATCAGGTAATTGATTTACACAACTTTGACAAATAAAATCATTATTAATTGTACTTCTTCTCAACCACAATTAGCTACTGACAACTGAGGTTCTTTTAAGCTATGCATCAAGTTAATCACATGCGACGTACCAAAAAGTAAAAAGACTCAATTATATGCACGAGAAACCATAGTTTCATGTCCTTTACAAATAAACTGATATAACCaccttatttattcatttgtcATCAAACTGCATAAATCATACTTCTTGTAAAACAAAACTTAGTATAGGGTTGAAATGAAGACAATCAATACAAAACGACCGAGTAAATTAGATCTCGATGCTCCCCTTTTATCAGCAAGACGCTCCAACCTCGCAGCCATGGCGAGTCTTAAAATTTCACGCTCAAATTCGCTGAATGACTCTTGTTATAGAGTGCCGTTTCTGTGGGAGCAGAGTCCTGGGAAACCTAAACACAATGCAAGCAGAGAAAGTATAGTAGTAGAAAATAAAGGCTTGCCTCTTCCAAAGCCACCGCCTATTCGTTGGCAAGTAGTCCCAGATAatgacgaggaagaagaagacgACATTGGCATAGACTTGTTCTCCCTAGTCGGATCACTGAATACGACTAGTGAAAGAGATGATGTAGATGAGAACGAGAGCGACATTGATGATGAGAAGAATTATGGAAGTTTGTCACCGAGTTTCATGATTGAAAGATTTCTTCCAGCAGCTGCGGCCTTAGCTGCATCGTCATTGTCTGGCTTATCGGATGACAATAAAAAGAGGAAAATCTACAGGGGTAGTAAAGTCAGTAGTATCAGTAAGGAAGGACCATGTACTCCAAGGGTGGCAGGTGAAGCATACTCTTCATCAAAGGGTTGTGGACTTGAAGTCTTGTTTCCTTGGCGAGTGAAACACAGGGTTTGTGGAGTTAAGAGCCCGGTTCGAGAACCTCGTCCTAGGCTGAAATCTGATAGAATTTAAGACGGGCAAATATTATCTCATTCACTGAGTTTCTCCATGCTATATATGGATCATATATCTTACATTTAATTTTGTACACAACCCTTAAATCTTATATTTCGATATCTAAACAGATACAGTACTGATATATATTATTCTTAATACCCATAGTATCACCATTCTCGATTGGTTATCCGGAAACAACCTTTTTTTGTCGGTTTAACATCTAGATAAGGCTGCATGACTGCGTTCATCCAAGCCTCGTAGTAGCAGTAGTACTTGTATTCACAGTAGAGTACTATACTATCAAGTATCAATATATTCAATAATAAATGATTCAATATATGTAGTTCCTTACTTGATAAAATCTTAATTTAGCCGTACGAAACCGTAATCACAGGCCACATGGGCAACTTCTTAACTCCATAAGttgttatgtgattatgtgaCATTAGAAATAGTAGCAGTAGAACCATAATGAATACCTCTGTACTAGCTCCAGAGTGCTAGTGTTGGCCGTATCTAAACGaaattggtacaaaaagaaatcTAAAAGCGTCAACAGCAGGATTCGAACCTGCGCTACAAAAAGAAATCTAAAAGCGTCAACAGCAGGATTCGAACCTGCGCAGGCAAAGCCCAACAGATTTCGAGTCTGTCTCCTTAACCACTCGGACATATTGACTTTGTTGTTAAATATcttatttttgtatatataatatCAAAATTATAAAGTGTGATTACCAATCTTTTTTTTCTAaaggttttttttgtcaaacaccaCCTTATAAAAATGTGTTTTGCGAGACACCACGTTTaataatttttttggttttttgccacctttaaaaataaataattatttaacaatacCAAATGGTCGGAATCTGGGCAGGAATAAAAAAAACTCCGACATTGACTTGCAAATTTACCCTCCATTTAGCAGATATTGAAGAGATACAACCCACTTCACTCTTGCTTCTTTAGCTTTTGATAGATTAAACCTCAAATGTAAGAAGTGGACTAGTGAATTATAAGATAAGATGAATAATTTTAACTTTTGGTATTGAATTAAGAAATTGGTGAAGATAATTAGGGGAAAAAGAAACATTAGATACCAACACAAACTcataagaaaagagaaaaaggtgaAGACAAATGAAGAAGGATGAAGGAGTGTCGAGGAAGGAGGGTGATAATGATGAGGAAGGAAAGTGACGGAGTGAGGAGGTAGTCAAATATGAAGTCAATGCCggaattattttaattttagtcAATCTCCAGCCATTTGGTActgtttaacaaaaacaaaatttAAAAGGTGGTAAAAAATCAGAATTTTTTTTAAGATGGTGTTTTACAAAGTGCCTTATATTAAAGGTGGTGTTTAACAAAAAATCTTTTTCTAAACTATTGGTTGCCCAGTCGGTTTGTTTGAAGATCTGCCCAAATTTACCATATTTTGAGTGTCTTTAAACTCATATGAAATTAGTATAACACCTAGAGGTGGACTGTGGGCCGGTTCGgtgcgggtcgggtcgggttggtAGAGAGGGTGCCCGACCCACACCACTGGGCCGAGGTGTGTGGTGGGGCGGGCGGGCTCGGAAGTGATGGCTCTGAATCGGCCGGTTGGGAAAATGGGG is a genomic window containing:
- the LOC141632961 gene encoding uncharacterized protein LOC141632961, with translation MASLKISRSNSLNDSCYRVPFLWEQSPGKPKHNASRESIVVENKGLPLPKPPPIRWQVVPDNDEEEEDDIGIDLFSLVGSLNTTSERDDVDENESDIDDEKNYGSLSPSFMIERFLPAAAALAASSLSGLSDDNKKRKIYRGSKVSSISKEGPCTPRVAGEAYSSSKGCGLEVLFPWRVKHRVCGVKSPVREPRPRLKSDRI